A part of Aegilops tauschii subsp. strangulata cultivar AL8/78 chromosome 2, Aet v6.0, whole genome shotgun sequence genomic DNA contains:
- the LOC109760328 gene encoding D-3-phosphoglycerate dehydrogenase 1, chloroplastic, with product MAAPSPTTAAATHHRALLPAPARRAALSLAPSSALRLPARARANRGRICVSAPAAPAAASTASPPATAAVAVEGKPTVLVAEKLGAAGLALLREFANVDCSYGLSPEELRAKISLCDALIVRSGTKVGRDVFEASGGRLRVVGRAGVGIDNVDLAAATEHGCLVVNAPTANTVAAAEHGIALLCAMARNVAQADASLKAGKWARTKYVGVSLVGKTLAILGFGKVGSEVARRAKGLGMHVIAHDPYASADRARAIGVDLVSMEEAMTTADFISLHMPLTPSTNKMLNDEAFAKMKKGVRIINVARGGVIDEDALVRALDAGIVAQAALDVFTKEPPAADSKLVLHENVTVTPHLGASTVEAQEGVAIEIAEAVTGALKGELAASAVNAPMVPAEVLSELAPYVVLAEKLGRLAVQLVAGGGGIKSVKVTYASARAPDDLDTRLLRAMITKGVIEPISDVFVNLVNADFTAKQRGIRVSEEKIVMDGSPETPLEYIQVQIANVESKFPSAICDSGLVTVEGRVKDGIPHLTKVGAFEVDVSMEGSLILCRQVDQPGMIGSVGSVLGEENVNVSFMSVGRIAPRKTAVMAIGVDEEPSKATLTKIGEIPAIEEFVFLKL from the exons ATGGCGGCGCCGTCCccaaccaccgccgccgccacccaccaCCGCGCCCTCCTCCCGGCCCCGGCACGCCGcgccgccctctccctcgccccgtcctccgcgctccgcctcccggcccgcgccCGCGCCAACCGCGGCCGCATCTGCGTCTCcgcgcccgccgcccccgccgcggcGTCGACCGCGTCCCCGCCCGCGACGGCCGCGGTGGCCGTGGAGGGCAAGCCCACGGTGCTCGTGGCCGAGAAGCTGGGCGCCGCGGGGCTCGCGCTGCTCCGGGAGTTCGCCAACGTCGACTGCTCCTACGGCCTCTCCCCCGAGGAGCTCCGCGCCAAGATCTCGCTCTGCGACGCGCTCATCGTGCGCTCCGGGACCAAGGTGGGGCGCGACGTCTTCGAGGCCTCGGGGGGCCGGCTCCGCGTCGTCGGCCGCGCGGGGGTCGGGATCGACAACGTCgatctcgccgccgccaccgagcACGGCTGCCTCGTCGTCAACGCGCCCACCGCCaacaccgtcgccgccgccgagcACGGCATCGCGCTGCTCTGCGCCATGGCCCGGAACGTCGCCCAGGCCGACGCCTCCCTCAAGGCTG GCAAATGGGCGCGCACCAAGTATGTTGGTGTGTCTCTTGTTGGCAAAACTCTTGCTATCCTTGGATTTGGAAAGGTTGGGTCAGAGGTCGCACGGCGTGCCAAAGGTCTAGGAATGCACGTGATTGCACATGATCCATATGCTTCTGCTGATCGTGCTCGTGCAATTGGAGTTGACCTAGTAAGCATGGAAGAGGCTATGACAACTGCCGACTTCATCTCACTGCATATGCCCCTTACCCCTTCAACAAACAAGATGCTAAACGATGAAGCCTTTGCGAAGATGAAGAAGGGTGTTCGGATTATAAATGTTGCACGTGGTGGTGTAATTGATGAAGATGCTCTAGTCAGGGCTCTTGATGCGGGAATCGTTGCACAG GCTGCTCTTGATGTGTTCACTAAGGAGCCTCCGGCAGCAGACAGCAAGTTAGTGCTGCATGAGAATGTTACTGTGACACCACATCTTGGTGCCAGCACGGTGGAAGCACAG GAAGGAGTGGCTATTGAAATAGCTGAAGCTGTCACTGGAGCTCTGAAAGGGGAGCTTGCAGCTTCTGCGGTCAATGCACCGATGGTTCCTGCTGAG GTGCTGTCAGAGCTTGCACCTTATGTTGTGCTCGCCGAAAAGCTTGGGCGCCTAGCTGTCCAGCTTGTTGCTGGCGGTGGCGGTATCAAGTCTGTGAAGGTGACCTATGCATCCGCAAGGGCTCCTGATGATCTTGACACGAGACTTCTCCGTGCAATGATCACCAAGGGTGTGATCGAACCAATCTCCGACGTTTTCGTCAATCTGGTCAACGCTGACTTTACCGCGAAGCAGAGGGGCATCCGTGTCAGCGAGGAGAAAATCGTGATGGATGGCTCACCCGAGACACCTCTCGAGTACATTCAGGTTCAGATAGCCAATGTGGAGTCCAAATTCCCCAGTGCGATATGCGACTCCGGACTGGTCACGGTGGAGGGGCGGGTGAAGGACGGCATCCCTCACCTTACCAAGGTCGGAGCGTTCGAGGTGGACGTGAGCATGGAGGGCAGCCTGATCCTCTGCAGGCAGGTCGACCAGCCCGGCATGATCGGGTCGGTCGGAAGCGTCCTGGGCGAGGAGAACGTCAACGTCAGCTTCATGAGCGTCGGGAGGATCGCTCCCCGCAAGACGGCTGTCATGGCGATCGGTGTTGATGAGGAGCCCAGCAAGGCCACGCTGACCAAGATCGGGGAGATCCCGGCGATCGAAGAGTTTGTCTTCCTCAAGCTCTAG
- the LOC120973806 gene encoding uncharacterized protein isoform X1, producing the protein MPYMFSQGAPNVPCTLLHFVDGELIDVAKARIIQPGNRVFHGNPMPPTVYRVQLVRVVRGCDDLLPPYRPLGADEDDVMTLSACISWSMLWPKSQIRLGAGDTTPQTTPPVVPAPSHGKTAATLPPSADPDMHMAQDLDDDDGTFPNVDKYFNEHGYGDEFLGPPSQEPNPAKDDRDLAGTAKKPNCNRRRLAFSSQETPPAAAFTESQIAEVRNIISPNALKKVVSEQNSIPLQQKKQKGRKRKNNKGATQPAPTMIRAQDGPPSPKDISRRVHVSGRPMLPTNLLNVATGAMRSLHDSVLSMEKRRLSENDVAYPIFMAKVPEGKGFVDSTIGRMIVLRFDDIFAMFNLHPLHYTFIRLFSLSMEMRIIRDKTPDIVIVDPFYMCAKILGSAGDRQVASSYLEGVILANPDKDNFLVPYFSE; encoded by the coding sequence atgccctacatgttttcgcagggcgcccccaacgttccatgcactctcctgcactttgtggacggcgagttgatcgatgtcgccaaggccagAATCATTCAACCGGgtaaccgcgtgttccacggtaatccgatgccacccaccgtgtatagggttcaactggttcgggtggtGCGGGGCTGCGATGACTTGTTACCTCCGTATCGACCCCTTGGGGCCGatgaagatgatgtgatgacccttagcgcctgcataagctggtccatgctttggccgaagagccagattcgtttgggggcgggggacaccaccccacagacaacaccgccagtcgtgccggcgccaagccatggcaagaccgctgcaacgctaccgccgtcagctgatccggacatgcatatggcacaggatctagacgacgacgacggtacatttcccaacgtcgataagtacttcaacgaacatgggtacggtgacgaattcttggggcctccttctcaagaacccaaccctgcaaaagacgatcgcgatctagctggtaccgcgaagaaacccaattgcaacaggcgtcgtctggcgttcagttctcaggagacgcctccagctgccgccttcaccgagtctcagatagccgaggtgcgaaatattatcagccccaacgcactcaagaaggtggtctctgagcagaactcgatcccattacagcagaagaagcagaagggacggaaaagaaaaaataacaaGGGTGCGACCCAGCCGGCACCGACtatgatccgtgctcaggacgggccaccttcacctaaggatatctcgaggagggtgcatgtgtcgggtaggccgatgctaccgactaatctgctcaatgttgcaaccggtgctatgcggagtctgcatgacagtgttctttctatggagaagcggcgtctctccgagaatgatgtggcatacccgattttcatggccaaggtgccagagggcaagggctttgtcgatagcaccatcgggcgtatgatcgtcctgcggtttgatgacatcttcgctatgtttaaccttcatccgctgcactacaccttcattcggctattttcgctcagtatggagatgcggatcattagagacaagaccccggacatcgtgatagtcgaccccttctacatgtgtgccaagatcttgggcagcgctggggaccggcaagtcgcgagttcatacctcgaaggcgtcattctggcgaacccagataaggataacttcctcgtgccttacttttccgagtaa